The following proteins come from a genomic window of Nocardiopsis sp. YSL2:
- a CDS encoding BldC family transcriptional regulator encodes MKVERATERLLTPGEVASLFRVDPKTVTRWAASGRISSIRTPGGHRRFRESEVRALLLGEPSESTP; translated from the coding sequence GTGAAGGTGGAACGAGCAACCGAACGCCTGTTGACCCCCGGGGAAGTGGCCTCACTCTTCCGGGTTGATCCCAAGACCGTGACACGCTGGGCCGCCTCCGGGCGGATCAGCAGCATCAGAACCCCCGGTGGCCACCGCCGCTTCCGGGAGTCCGAGGTCCGGGCGCTCCTGCTCGGAGAACCGAGCGAAAGCACCCCCTGA
- a CDS encoding DUF4229 domain-containing protein: MRSWLTYTAARVGLFAGALGVVYLFGARSWVALVLAWLISGLASYVLLSKLRDRMSASAVQRIEARRTPGVAERIEGGASREDHLQEEGADAGADGQERPEAAVRQAEPEARES; encoded by the coding sequence ATGCGTAGTTGGCTGACCTACACGGCCGCCCGAGTCGGCTTGTTCGCGGGGGCCCTGGGAGTGGTGTACCTGTTCGGGGCCCGGTCGTGGGTCGCGCTGGTGCTCGCCTGGCTCATCAGCGGGCTCGCCTCCTACGTCCTGCTGTCCAAGCTCCGGGACCGGATGTCGGCCTCCGCCGTGCAGCGGATCGAGGCCCGCCGGACCCCCGGAGTGGCCGAGCGGATCGAGGGCGGCGCCTCGCGCGAGGACCACCTCCAGGAGGAGGGCGCCGACGCCGGTGCCGACGGGCAGGAGCGGCCGGAGGCGGCCGTCAGGCAGGCGGAGCCGGAGGCCCGGGAGTCCTGA
- a CDS encoding MFS transporter: MIMVTNLIDVAVMTVVLPVWVNGHGAGAQTVGLIAGVLGGASVLGAATAAWVGHLLPRRLTFFAAFLVSGPPRILVLALDVPLWAVLVVWGVSGLAGGLINPVLSAVLFERLPADMTGRGMAVVGALARIGAPIGAPLVGLAVGLLGTPPVLFACAAVYLLATTLPVLGPAASAMAAPPAPSMVRTPGPPAPPA, from the coding sequence ATGATCATGGTCACCAACCTGATCGACGTGGCCGTGATGACCGTCGTCCTGCCCGTGTGGGTGAACGGCCACGGCGCGGGCGCGCAGACCGTCGGGCTGATCGCGGGTGTCCTCGGCGGAGCGTCGGTGCTCGGGGCAGCGACAGCGGCGTGGGTCGGCCACCTGTTGCCCCGGCGGCTCACCTTCTTCGCCGCGTTCCTCGTCTCGGGGCCGCCCCGCATCCTGGTCCTGGCCCTGGACGTGCCGCTCTGGGCGGTCCTGGTGGTGTGGGGGGTGTCCGGGCTGGCCGGAGGGCTGATCAACCCGGTCCTGTCGGCGGTCCTCTTCGAGCGGCTGCCCGCGGACATGACCGGGCGCGGGATGGCCGTGGTCGGGGCGCTCGCGCGGATCGGGGCGCCCATCGGCGCTCCCCTCGTCGGCCTCGCCGTGGGCCTGCTGGGAACCCCGCCCGTCCTGTTCGCCTGTGCGGCCGTCTACCTGCTGGCGACGACCCTGCCGGTGCTCGGACCGGCCGCCTCGGCGATGGCGGCACCGCCGGCGCCGTCCATGGTCAGGACTCCCGGGCCTCCGGCTCCGCCTGCCTGA
- a CDS encoding MFS transporter — MNRPVPNRPAPSRRPLVGLVLAQACSYTGSRLALVAVPWFVLTTTGSAADMGLVTLFELGAYTLARLLSGPLLDRLGHRVVSVRLDVVAAVAVLCVPLLYATGLLAFPLLLVLVTVIGLATGPSETAKVSLTPFVAAVTRTRVERVAGLTGTVDRFSQTVGPIAAGAVVATAGPLNAFYANAVLMVLASVVLTVLVPRSLGRSGSGPVPAGTGTPSAADAAPRRGPATPRSCTRDGGPSGATRACALSC, encoded by the coding sequence GTGAACCGGCCCGTGCCGAACCGCCCCGCGCCGAGCCGCCGTCCGCTGGTCGGCCTCGTCCTGGCCCAGGCCTGCTCCTACACCGGCAGCCGGCTGGCGCTGGTCGCCGTTCCGTGGTTCGTCCTCACCACCACCGGCAGTGCGGCCGACATGGGCCTGGTGACGCTGTTCGAGCTGGGCGCCTACACGCTCGCCCGCCTTCTGAGCGGCCCCCTGCTGGACCGGCTCGGGCACCGGGTGGTCAGCGTCCGCCTGGACGTGGTGGCCGCCGTGGCGGTGCTGTGCGTCCCCCTGTTGTACGCCACCGGGCTTCTGGCCTTCCCCCTGCTCTTGGTGCTCGTCACCGTCATCGGACTCGCGACGGGGCCCTCAGAGACCGCGAAGGTCTCCCTGACGCCCTTCGTCGCGGCGGTCACCCGCACGAGGGTGGAGCGCGTCGCGGGGCTCACCGGCACGGTGGACCGCTTCTCCCAGACCGTCGGGCCGATCGCGGCCGGAGCCGTCGTGGCCACGGCCGGCCCCCTGAACGCGTTCTACGCCAACGCCGTGCTCATGGTCCTGGCATCCGTGGTGCTGACGGTGCTCGTGCCGCGCTCCCTCGGCCGGTCCGGCTCCGGGCCCGTACCGGCCGGCACCGGAACGCCCTCGGCCGCTGACGCGGCCCCGCGCCGAGGACCGGCTACGCCGCGCAGCTGCACGAGGGATGGCGGACCGTCTGGGGCGACGCGTGCCTGCGCGCTCTCGTGCTGA
- a CDS encoding helix-turn-helix domain-containing protein, producing MTDSTPHPDPHPAGPTDPFTNAAVPDARSLRGLAHPLRLRILNLLQNRGPATGKAVCERLGISSASASYHLRQLLAYGFIEEAPELGSTKERWWRAPHRGFRLPEELDTEAPELSTTVRMAVASRWAEDLGTAVQMWSSQPEGWREAQVMSERRTRLTLDELAAMREEIRAVLDRYDRDATEEVPGGRVVTTHFAAFPSPDPDDEPPGDRA from the coding sequence ATGACGGACTCCACGCCCCACCCCGACCCTCATCCGGCCGGACCGACCGACCCCTTCACCAACGCCGCCGTGCCCGACGCCCGTTCCCTGCGCGGCCTGGCCCACCCGCTGCGACTGCGCATCCTGAACCTGCTGCAGAACCGCGGGCCCGCCACCGGCAAGGCTGTCTGCGAGCGGCTCGGCATCAGCTCGGCCTCCGCCAGCTACCACCTGCGCCAACTCCTGGCGTACGGGTTCATCGAGGAGGCGCCCGAGCTGGGCTCCACCAAGGAGCGCTGGTGGCGCGCCCCGCACCGGGGCTTCCGACTGCCGGAGGAACTGGACACCGAGGCACCAGAGCTCAGCACGACCGTCCGCATGGCCGTGGCCTCGCGCTGGGCCGAGGACCTGGGCACCGCCGTCCAGATGTGGAGCTCGCAGCCGGAGGGCTGGCGCGAGGCCCAGGTCATGTCCGAGCGCCGCACCCGGCTCACGCTGGACGAACTCGCCGCGATGCGCGAGGAGATCCGCGCGGTCCTGGACCGGTACGACCGGGACGCGACCGAGGAGGTTCCCGGCGGACGCGTGGTCACCACGCACTTCGCGGCCTTCCCCAGCCCCGACCCCGACGACGAACCGCCCGGGGACCGGGCGTGA
- a CDS encoding delta-60 repeat domain-containing protein encodes MKSTRTLASLTMGALLLLPAGVTAAAPAAAASSGTVSERTVSWTPHVLDGSVKDILRVGDTVVVAGDFNRVSDADRSRTHTRRNLFAFEHGSGEILRSFVPEVSGRVNSLAEGPDGTVVVGGHFSAVNGSASRGLARLSLADGRADSEFDATLDDGTAYRLASDGDDLYVGGSFSGINRGGQRGIAKLDTATGEVDTGFAPSIEEQRRGELRVQELALSPAGDRLVINGTFTGVDGHDRYQIAMLDADDGSVTPWSTSAFEPECDYSRMQTYMRRMDFSPDGSYFAVVTAGGPRVKPGLCKSVTRFENTDRPGARPTWSNLTGGDSLYSVEVTDSAVYVGGHQRWMDNENGALNAGPGSVEREGIAAVDPRTGRALPWNPGRSRGHGVEALHATDDGLYVGSDTERLADAYHGRLGMFPTT; translated from the coding sequence GTGAAATCCACCCGCACACTCGCCTCGTTGACGATGGGCGCGCTTCTGCTCCTTCCCGCCGGCGTCACGGCCGCCGCGCCGGCCGCGGCGGCCTCCTCCGGGACGGTGAGCGAGCGCACGGTCTCGTGGACCCCGCACGTTCTGGACGGATCGGTCAAGGACATCCTCCGCGTCGGGGACACGGTCGTCGTGGCCGGAGACTTCAACCGGGTCTCCGACGCCGACCGGAGCCGCACGCACACCCGGCGCAACCTCTTCGCCTTCGAACACGGCAGCGGTGAGATCCTGCGGAGCTTCGTTCCCGAGGTGAGCGGACGGGTGAACTCGCTGGCCGAGGGCCCCGACGGCACCGTGGTCGTCGGCGGGCACTTCAGCGCGGTGAACGGCTCCGCGTCGCGCGGGCTGGCCCGGCTCTCGCTGGCGGACGGCCGGGCGGACTCCGAATTCGACGCCACCCTCGACGACGGCACCGCCTACCGGCTGGCGAGCGACGGCGACGACCTCTACGTCGGGGGGTCCTTCTCCGGGATCAACCGCGGCGGACAGCGCGGCATCGCCAAGCTCGACACCGCCACCGGCGAGGTCGACACCGGCTTCGCCCCCAGCATCGAGGAACAGCGGCGCGGCGAGCTGCGCGTGCAGGAACTGGCGCTGAGCCCCGCGGGCGACCGGCTCGTCATCAACGGGACCTTCACCGGCGTCGACGGCCACGACCGCTACCAGATCGCCATGCTCGACGCCGACGACGGCTCGGTCACCCCGTGGTCGACCTCCGCCTTCGAGCCCGAGTGCGACTACTCCCGGATGCAGACCTACATGCGCCGGATGGACTTCTCCCCCGACGGTTCCTACTTCGCCGTGGTGACGGCGGGCGGCCCCAGGGTCAAGCCCGGCCTGTGCAAGTCCGTCACGCGGTTCGAGAACACCGACCGCCCGGGCGCCCGGCCCACCTGGAGCAACCTCACCGGCGGAGACTCGCTGTACTCGGTCGAGGTGACCGACTCCGCCGTCTACGTCGGCGGGCACCAGCGCTGGATGGACAACGAGAACGGCGCCCTCAACGCCGGTCCCGGCTCGGTGGAGCGCGAGGGCATCGCCGCGGTCGATCCCCGCACCGGACGGGCGCTGCCCTGGAACCCGGGCCGCTCCCGCGGGCACGGCGTGGAGGCCCTGCACGCGACCGACGACGGCCTCTATGTCGGCAGCGACACCGAGCGCCTCGCGGACGCCTACCACGGACGCCTGGGCATGTTCCCCACCACCTGA
- a CDS encoding demethylmenaquinone methyltransferase — MTRAKLDKQPQDVAAMFDGIADNYDLVNDVISLGQDRVWRRAVVNAVDAHSGELVLDLAAGTGTSSESFVTKGARVIACDFSLGMLRTGAQRRGGASRGGVTFVAGDALHLPFADETFDAVTISFGLRNVNDTDQALRELLRVTKPGGRLVIAEFSHIPVALLDKLYSTYLMAALPKIAGAFSGRSEAYDYLSESIMAWPDQPALARHLQDAGWSRVAWRNLTLGTVALHRGFRK, encoded by the coding sequence ATGACCCGCGCCAAGCTCGACAAGCAGCCTCAGGACGTCGCGGCGATGTTCGATGGCATCGCCGACAACTACGACCTCGTCAACGACGTCATCTCGCTCGGCCAGGACCGCGTCTGGCGCAGGGCCGTGGTCAACGCGGTCGACGCCCACAGCGGCGAGCTGGTTCTGGACCTGGCGGCGGGGACCGGTACCTCCTCGGAGTCCTTCGTCACCAAGGGCGCGCGGGTGATCGCGTGCGACTTCTCGCTCGGCATGCTCCGGACCGGCGCCCAGCGGCGCGGCGGGGCCTCCCGGGGCGGGGTGACGTTCGTGGCGGGCGACGCCCTGCACCTGCCCTTCGCCGACGAGACCTTCGACGCCGTCACGATCTCGTTCGGGCTGCGCAACGTCAACGACACCGACCAGGCGCTGCGGGAGCTGCTGAGGGTCACCAAGCCCGGCGGGCGCCTCGTGATCGCCGAGTTCAGCCACATCCCCGTGGCCTTGCTGGACAAGCTCTACTCGACCTACCTCATGGCCGCCCTGCCGAAGATCGCGGGCGCCTTCTCCGGGCGCAGCGAGGCCTACGACTACCTGTCGGAGTCGATCATGGCCTGGCCCGACCAGCCCGCGCTGGCGCGCCACCTCCAGGACGCGGGCTGGTCCCGCGTCGCCTGGCGGAACCTGACGCTGGGCACGGTCGCGTTGCACCGGGGCTTCCGGAAGTAG